From Oryzias latipes chromosome 3, ASM223467v1:
gtcaattcagtcgccatgaCAACATGACAGATAAtgtcatgttggagccagatgttgtCAGTAAACATTTGTTGGTCCAAGTAGGTccaagtcaacatttctatggcaactgttctcaccaatcaggagtgagctttttgGAAGGCCACTCCCCTACCACTTCAAAGCAGGCTatacaaaaatctgtcaatcaaaggttGAATATTTTGACTAATTTGaactaacaaaaatgtttttttcttaaattgaaGATTATCTAGAAAATGTTGACAAATGTATCAGATCAAAGAATCAATAGGgggactgagtaacagctgtttatttctctgtggaATGGGAatgttggcttcttggagccagtgggtacttcctgtttggaacaccaggggggagggggtcactcagtccagttctcatatacagtcaatgggccTCACCCATCTGGGCTCTCAGGACGAGGTGTGTCCGGTTTGTCATGGCTTGACAGTTTGAAACTTTCGCTTCATTTATAGAAATTCAGCTGAACTGCTGATGCAAATCAGACTGAACACCTGTGCAGGTGTGCAGACAGGTTAGATATCCCATCATTCATGCAGGAAAATGTAAagttacaacaaaaacaaggaTGTTGAGATGACCATTTCCTTCTAACTgaacacaaatacaaacatgttaaaattgcACATGTAATGATAAACGGACATCCTTTACTTCTTGTCTTCACTGTAACTTGTCCTTTGATCTTCTGAAGCAAACCATCAATAAACTTCAGCTTATCCTAAATTCAGCTGCTGGCCTTTTTACCAGaatcaaaaaggaaagaacCAACAGTCCCATACAGTCCCCAATGGTTCCCCAGTCCCTAACGGTCCACAACCATCCCTAACAGTTCCCTACAGtctcttaaggcccgttcacaccgggacgaattttgcccgcgatattcgccgacgtttaacgcctcgtgactaaacaaagggcaccaatgtgagtgtgcacaccgaggcgaaaaaacgccacgcgtcaaagcgtcactttttaaaaaacgcctcgggttcgttctTTTGGTTCGACGCGCCGCGTctaaaactatacgaccaatgagaatggcgcttttgcacacgtctCTGGaccttctgaagttacagtaaaaaacaacttgggggcgctcaaatatcgaactgccttgctgagcacacataccagcgaagaagatagacgccgagtagcgtctacactgccgcaaagaaataatgacggacattctcaaatatccctgaaccaagtaccagttggagctactgatgcttgaaatattcatgttttctttgttcgattctgacaagcgcgtaaatacttgctctcttcttctgagtgaaaagcgactttaagaagcgtaaagttgcgcagcgccaccttgtgtacaggagtatttctgttttacattaagcgccatctaatgtcagggaatgaaattgcatgttcgctcggctcatcgtcagcgaaaatcgcctgggtgtgagaACAAAAAACCGTGTTGAAAACGCTGGTgaataacggctggcgaatattcgtcccggtgtgtacgggccttaagaggCTCCAACCATCCCTAACGGTCCCCAACAATCCCTACCGGTTCCCTACAGTCCCTACCGGTTCCCTACAGTccccaccttgcctctagtggaatgttggcgccagtgtttggcagcagagccaccatcattgtgtgaatgggactgtgactgtaaatcgctttgggccttcgaagaaggtagaTAAGCGCTATTCCAGTATACAACATTTTACCATTTACGGTCATGACATCACAAATGTCCTCTTTGTCTGCCATTACATGCAAAGTCTGTCACGTGAAGCACTACAGGGTTTTGGGTGCAGTTTGTTGCTACTGCCACCAAGATCCCCAACTAGAACAACTAAGTTCTTTTAGGACAGGAACTTCTTCAATCCCAGTAGGCGGGCACGCTGGCACCGTCTCTCTTTGCGCAGACTAAATTATTAAAATGACCAGTAATGTGAAGGAAACCAGGAGCTAAACCCCTGAGAGCCGGTGAGCAGTTTCTCATATCTGCCTCACAGAGGACTGGTTTAACTCTTCATCATCTTAAAAACTATGTCCACATGACTGGCAATTTAAAGAGGGCGATAATTGAATGAAAACAACAGACAGAAAGGGTCCCTGAGAGCTGAATGTGTGAATAAATATCGACTAGTCTCTTTTTTGTCCAGTGCGGGGATCCGTCGGAGCTCTAAACAGCCTTGAACGCGGACAATTAGCTTACAGTCAAattaaaacaagcacaaaacGCCTTTCCAGGTGGACATTTCAGTGACATTCCTGGTTAACAGAGGAGAAGCCAACATGAGAAGTGATGATGATGGAAGCGATGcggatgctgctgctggaggagcGGCACCGGCAGAGCTCCGTCCTACCTTGGCATCGCTGAGTTCCACCCGCAGGAAGATCTCGCCGTGGCGCTGAGCCCAGTACACGTGAGGGGTGAGGATCTGCATCTTCACTGCCAGGTCCTGCTACATACCACAAAcaccagaacgctgctgcaaacTTCAAAATGAGTCCAAGCAAAGTGCACACCGCAACGCACCGCGCCGCGCTCACCGGGGACTTCCGGCCGAGGCTCGTTTTCAGCTTTTCACAATAAGAGCGCATCATTACAGAGGCTAACATTGCATTCAGATTTCAGAGATTTGAATAGATCACGTGTCCCTATCAATCAGAGGTACCCcaccctttttttattatcagtgattttttttaaaggaagaaagaaagaaagaaagagacaaCAGGAAAGATGATTCTTCTTTAAACTAGATATTAAAAAGATGGGGTTTATATGTTCACATTGATATTTACGTAATTCGTGACCACGTTGTTACCCCGCAGTTTAAGTCACGGACTTAAAACCTGGATTACTAAACTAAGTTCCACGGGTCTCGAGCTTCCGATAACCGACGTTCTTGAACGCACCACAGTACTCGATCGCCTCCATTCTGGGAGGACTGCTTCCAGACGCGTTCAGGTAAAATCCCgtcattttgccttttttgtgtgAGCCGAAAACCAATATAGTAGTGGACATAATCCCGAGGATTCCCGTTAAAGCGGTTGATTCCAGAGCGTTACTTGACTTTTGAGAGTTGGATGgcattgtttgtgtgtgattaCAGAACTACCGGGATAACGCCGCCTCCGGTTTCAAAGTGCAACTCCCGGAAGATTGAACCGTTTGTGTGAAAGTTCACAGGGTGAAAGTTGACGGTGGAACAGAGACGTTTTGGATCACCGACCACAGCGCAGCATCCCTGCtcctgttttctgtttgatCTGTTCTCAAGGACTCTACGTCAGCGGGGCTGCAGTCAGAGTTGttggaaagacaaaaacaagaaaaatgcagCTCGGAAAAGAATTGCAGGACTCTGCCGGTACCGGGACATCTGCGGCCAGAACCACCGGCCGCCGGAAGAACACCGCAGTTATTTACGTGACGTTTCTAATCCTCACTCTTGATCTGAGCATGATGTTTTTGCAGTTCTCCGTGACACCAGTAAGTATGTGACGTCAGAAGGGAAAGCTGAAATGTCCGTGCAGGCCGTGAACTCACCCAACGTACAGGGCTGATGTGAagaagatctttgttttttttgtttttctggcagcttttttcattaaagtcaGAACAGTTATGTAACATTATGGGTGGACTCTTGTAGTTGTTAGATAATAGCCGAAATAAATCAAGCAAAGGCTTTGAAATGATGCCTTTATTGTGGAAAAGGCATCGACAGGACAGTCTGAGTCCTCAAAGTTGACAGAAAAGTTATCTAAGTCTAAAGATGTCTGACCTCATCCTCTTATTCAGACTTCCACAAGAAGATTAATGAAGTAAAAGTGAACCATAAGGTGATTATGCTTAGTTTACACTAAGAAGAAAACTCAAAGATTAACCATCAAAAGTTATGAAAACGGATCACATATAGAAAAAAGACTCACCTGCTGTCAGGTAATAATCCCAGAAGTTCAAATCATGTCATGATGAAAGCCTAAGAGAGAAACAAACGGCAGCaacaaacaaattgtttttagtGTCCTGTTAAAGTTGCTGAGGATTCTGGgagtttttttccacattatCAGAGCATAGTAACTAGAGATCGAGTCACTTTGATACCCCAGGTTGGAGCACGGCCTTGGGCTGCTCAGCACGGTGAGCGCCTGTCAGCTAGTCCAGCCACAAATGCTGCTCAGCACAGCGTTTAATGGCTGAGAGCAGCGTCCTCAGCAATGGTGATGAGCATCGGACGCTGGATGGCTGCATCCTTTGGCCCTAATCATAGGCCTTTTGTTCAGCTGCTGATACCCGCTTTGGGAGTCTCACAAGCCAGGCAGGCTTGATGGGACTCCATCTTCAGGTTGACTCCATCTCGACTTTTGGCGACCCCCATTGGGTTTGTAGCTGGCCCAGTAGGTACCTGAGACCCTAAAAGCACAGATTTGAACTGCTTTTTTGATGGAGGTTCAATGGAGAGACTCAATGTCTCCAGCCTTCCTGaggtaagggttaatggccgacaaagtgtgcattattagcATTAACGCACGATATGGAAGCCTGAAAGGTTCCGGCTTCCATATCgtgcattcatttctgataatgcacactttgtctgcCATTCTCCTGCtaataccatggtcacttacaaaagaaataaatattccaccagtttttagtccttcaTTCTTGTTATCTTTTCAGTTGATCGCTGAAGGTGGACTATTTGTAACGTGATGCGGCGTGCTGTCACGTTACTCTGACAACACGCCCCTTTGCTGGCTCAGCCGGCGCAGGCCTTGAGTGCAGCGGCaaggaaagcgatatctatGCTGACGATCatgatgtgttaaataaagcatcagatcaTTTCCTGCcctgtgtcgaagtgtccttgggcaagacacagaACCCCACCGTGCTCCTGGTTGTTATAGGTTGGCGTCAGCGTTTAGCTGCGGAGCTGCCATTAGTGTGTGCatgagtgaatgggactgtgactgtaaagtggttttggccttctaagaaggtagtaaagcgctataAATGCTGTTTACCACCAGGTAGGGATTGGTTGAAAGCACTCCCCCTCTTGTCTCTGGGTGTCCCAGGCTCATGGCCAAAGGTCAGATGACACAACCACAAAGTCAGTCATTGACCTCCTGTCTAGGGTGTTCTGGTGCCATGTGCACCGCTGGACACCCTCATGCTCAAACATGGTGCTCATTAGGGACAAACTGGGGTTGGCATTGATGTCAAACATCATTCCTATCAATCACTCCCTTTCAAGAATCACTGTCTCTGCTCACGTTGGTGATGAAGTCTCCCTGTATAACAGTGGAGCTCCTGGCCGGTAGCAGCTTTTATTACTCCTACTTGAGACTCTAAACAGGCTGGGGGGCTAAGAGTCAACCCACACGAGCCAGCATCCTCTTACAATAGACAACACAGCGGGGGATTCCAATTCCTTACAAGTAGTTCAAGTCCAAAGTGTTTGAGTGGAAGTGAGCCCAGCTATCTATCTCTAGGTGGGACCACTCAGGCCCCACACAAGCTGAGGCTCCAATCTTCTCAGTGAGGTGACATTTTATGTCCGATGGTTAGATTCCATTTCTGTGGATGGGGCCCTTCTCTTGGAGGGGGTCTGGCCCTGTGATCCCAACCCAGCACCTGGTCCCAGAATGAGGCCATAGTGACATGATTCCCAGAGATGCAGTGGACCTCGTTTTTAATGAAGCAGCCTCAataattgttttgatttttttaaaggtttatttttattccagTCTAACTATTTTTAGCCCGGTAGCAAAAACTAATTACAAATGAGGTCCTTTTTTTGGAGCAGAAATCTTATTGTTGAAATGAAACCTTTCATGTTACGAAaggtttcattagaaattaagaAACTCTCCAACTTTTCTAGAGTTTAGGTTTTACTTCCAGAGGTTGACGTGTGCGATGCTGCATCTGATATGTTCATCTCTATTCATTACAGTACTTGGCGAAGAAACTTGGCTTTGACACTTTATGGTTTGGTTACCTGCAAACTACAGTTGGTGTTGCTCAGCTGATTGGGGGTCCTGTGTTTGGAAGGTAAGGGCCCGTTTCCATGGATACGGTAATGACCTGCCTGCTGTGTGCTGCTGCAGACGGTGACTTGTGCTGATCTTGTGACTGTTGTGTTTCTATCCTCAGGTTTGGAGACCTTTTTGGAGCACGGGCAGCCTTGACTCTCGTGTGTTCtgcaaatgttgttttctttgtgctGCTGGCATTAGCCAACCATCCCATTTTACTTTTCGTTCACAAAATCCCCACCATCTTCATGCACATCGTGCCTGGTGAGCATCCTTCATGTTTCATGCAATCGAGGAAAACTTGAGTCTCAGGACGTTTCATCTTATGAGCCAGTACTCACactttactaatgactagagtgagGCGTAAGGACACTGTACAAAAGCATCACCCATAGGTCATAAGTGCGTTcaacttccattagccttacgaatacttcacgaaacacttaccacacgcacaacaatggtacgttccactttCATGATGTCCGTTGAGATGGTCGTACGAGCCTTGAGGGAACTGCAGGACAcgcctgtgctccccttaagacaCAGCCGCCCCTCTCTgcgacccggacaacccaaaaacggCTCAACCCCTGAACAGGGTGCACAAAGGTGCTAAGGCTTTAGGTGTGGAAACATTCCTTATATCTATGCAGTTGAATAAAACCCAGTTTGGCCCCCAAATGCCTGCCTTTGATCTGACTGAGTTTCTATTGTGTTGCTGTAACGGATAGGCGGGACTTCACGCGGTCTCTTTCTgtctgcagcttgtcagatgGTCCTCACGGATCTTTCAGAGCCGGAGAAGCGAGCTGATGTCTTGTCAAAGACAGGCCTGTGTTTCGGCATCAGTCTGATCCTCGGCTCCACTTTAGGCGGGCAGTTAAATGCGCGCTTTGGGTGAGTGTATCGCCTTGTTGTTTATGTGTCTAATGTTGTTACAACAATACTTTGAAAGATGGGATACTGCCAGTTTGCCAACAAAATGGACTAGAATTATAATCATATTATCTCATTCTCATCTGGAAAGGACCAAAAGTTTTTGTTTCAGACACATGAAACTATAGAGCCTGGATGCAATGGACCCATTCATAAAGCATTTATACATCCTTTGAGCTAGCAATGAAAACGTGTTTCTGAAGTTAGTAGTTTAAGGTAATGTACAGAAGTTGAAATAAACCTAATTAACCTTTAATGCCTCTAACAGAGAAGAAGTCAGTTTTGTCAaaatataacattaaaaaaatattgctacattttaaaaaacgcTTCACTGAACAAGGcaatttcaaaaatgtgtttctgttaCTAAAGTTGAATAAGTGAAGGAAAGTAATTATTGATATAATGACTTCAATGCAAGTGTGTCCTTAAAAATTTAGCTGGACACCACAATTAAGCTGTTTTTAGTCACTGGAGAAAGGTGTAATACGGAGCCcttgacctgacatgggtaaaaaaattattaaatccTTACCACAAATGAATTGGTATCATGTGTCTAATACACAGTCTTCAGCTACAAAGCCTTTTGTAAAAgttgttaattttatttctgtacTTCAACCCCAACATGCCTTGAAAAAGCAAGTTTATCAATTTTTGAGGTAATACATATTAAATTAATGCatcaaacattaataaaaatatacataaatgaCCCAGACTAGCATGTTTGGACCACCTTAGCACCCACAGCCTGATTTCTCTCTATGAAAATGTGATCACTAACCTGTGAAAGGAGATTCCTCTCCATCGGATTATTTTCCTGTCCTGTCCCTTCATGACTCGTTGTGTGTTTGGACCTCGTCATTCCTTCACTAGACTCGGTGCACAGTGATGGCGCATGTGTGTCGCGTCGTATGTCACGTGACGGCCAATCCAGTGATATgtatcaatatatatataattttagcTTTGAGATTTAGATTTCTTAGAGTTGATAAAGAAACCTGCGAAGACGATGGAGATCCAGCAGGAATGTCATTAAAACTGTGCTTCACTTTAGCAAAGACTTCACTCACTTTGTCATAGATTTAGATCACATATCCAAGTTATAAAGGAGATTTTAAAGAAGATCTATAGTCTTTAGCCCCAAACATTGTAATCAAAGGTTCATTAAAATATTCTTATATTTCTTTAAGCATGAGATGAAGAATTCAATGGATTCTGCTTAGATTTGGAACCACTGATTGGCTGAAAGGCTAAATGGTCCTTGTGGCCTTGCCTGGACaggactggcaacctgtccagggcaaACCCCGCCTCTGTAGGTGGAGCATCATCCAGCATCCCTGCTGGAGACCCTGCTGGACAGGAGTTAGCAGGTGATGGATGGAAATGGAAAAAACGACACGCTGAACAAATGAGTGGAGGTTAAAGGATCTGAGCACTTTGATTgctttcattcacattttatgaaaaaaggccaaacacaaataaaagcaacCTTTATAAAGTACatcaatgtttgtatttttttagctttttgtcAGAAAGACATGATCCTCCCCACTCTCCGAGgtcctccaaaataaaagcaagttgTGTGTTTTCCAGCTAATGCTGCTTTTCTCCGACAGGGAATCGTTTACAGCATCTGTTGGTGCTGCAGTGAGTGCCTTCAATTTGCTTCTGGTTTTATGCTTCATCCCAAAATTTACAAAGACTGAGGCTCCTAGAAGCAGTAATAAAAGTAAGACACTCTCTGTACTAACACCCTGATTCACATGAGGCCGACGCCGTCCTGGAAAGTGTTAACGTGGCGTGAAACGCACTCGCTGACGGTTTCTAAACAGTTGGGTTCAATAGAAATCTGTaatgtgagtttttttaaatgttggtccttgttttcagaaatgtgtaAAACTTTGACTTAAGGACTCGGACATTAGCTATTGGGAGCCATCCAGAGCAGTTCGTTTAGTGAGGAGGAATGGAGAAAGACATGCTTTCCATGAACTCGTGTGCTGTGATATCAGTGCAGTGGGAAGGAAATTGTTATAAGCTCAGACTAGAAAAGATTCTGCAGTTCTTTCCAAGATTTCCTTCGAtttctctgcagctgagagcCAAAAGCAGGGCGTCTTCAATGTCAGAGAGATCACACGGCTCATGAAGTATCCACGGGTGATGCAGATCTTTCTCATCAAGGTGATAGGAGGTTTGCCAGCAGGTGAGATTGAAGTTCCAGCTCTGCATGCAGGTGTTTCTTACTGACAGTCAACGGTCTAACGTCTCTCTTCTGAAGGGATATTTCAGGTCATGTTCTCTATCGTGTCAATGgactttttccaactgcagccAGAGGAGCACAGCTACCTGATGGCCTTCTTTGGGATTGTTCAGATGGTGAGAAAGATTTGGTCTTTTGGTGGGCGAGTTGCATTCTGCAGCACCAGAAGGGGGCAGTAAAAGCAAGTGTTTGTGCAGGTCATTCAAGGAGCTGTGATTGGTCGACTTGCAAACAGATTCCCTGAGAAGACGCTGCTGCTCTTGTCCATCGGGGTTGCTGCTTTGGTGGGCTTGGTTCAGGTGCGTGAATCACACAGCGACATTTTCCTTTCCAACCAATGCATGTGTAGGAAACAGGATTGCCTGTGCTGGCAGTGaaccagcagctgctggttCAGTTCAACTTTCCCATTGGCTGTTGTTTCTCAGGCCTGTGTGTGGAGCTCCTGAAAACTGAACGTAGGTGCCAAAACTGAAGGTGTGTCTATTTAGTTGAATGCAAGTGATTTCCTGTTTACACTGGTGTGGTGGGCGTGTCACTagatagcagtgattagaagtgGATTCACCTGTGAGTCGAGGAtgtatgtagttgtagagttagataagtttattcttctctatgagttctggtaaatcgcctgtccgtcctgggggaggatccctccttcatgtgggcacccctgaggtttcttcgttttttccggaatccgagtttttccttaccgcgaaggggggtctaagggcagggattccagtttagtttagtcagtttgttagttcaatttagtattttcctattgaattctatgtatttacaatccttttgattttatgtttaactttttcaattatcgatacgaagcccatcgagacgactgttgttgtgaatttgggcaacacaaataaaattgaattgaattgaattgaaacctTTGGATTACCAATTTCAGCATCCCCTTTGAAATCGCTTTATAAATCGTCCATTACTATTtacaccaggggtgggcaaacttttcCACAAGGAGTTGTGAAGTGCTGTATGAATCAAGTTTCATACATTTATGATCATTTAAAGACGATAAACCAAACTATACTCCatctaccatctgaatgtggcagcagaaatggagactcatcagaccagacaaggtttttccatcttctatggtccagttttggcgagtctgtgtgaattgtagcctcagtttcctgttcttagctgacagcagcggtacccggtgtggtcttttGCTGCTGtggtccatctgcctccaggttggacgtgttgttctttcagagatgctcttctgcagacctcgcctggaaccagtggttctttgagttcctgttgtctttctatcagctggaaccagtctggtcattctcctTTGACCTCTGGTGTAAACGAGGCATTTCtgtccacagaactgctgctctctggatactttctttttttctgaccattctctgtaaaccctgaagatggttgtgggtgaaaatcccagtagatcagcagtttctgaaatcctcacaccagcccatctggcaccaacaaccacgttcaaagtcacttcaatcgcCTTTCTTCCCCTtgctgatgctcggtttgaactgcagcagatcgtcttgaccatgtctacatgcataaatgcattgagttgttGACGTgtttggctgattagaaattagCGTTGATGAGCAGGTGGACAGTGTACCTGAAAACGTGGCCAATCAGTGTCCAATGACTGATCAATAGCTGGTTaattctctatagaagtctttgggatttttacgttctgtttggaacgccagggaggaggggtcactcagtccagttttcttatACAGTCACTGGGTACCACTATGGCCtcaaataacaaaaactaaTGAGCATGacaactacatttaaaaaaatcatctgtaAAACATACAGACACTGGTGGGTATTTGCATGCAGTGGAGCCACTACACAGAGTTGAACCCGTTCATCAGCACATCCACATCCTCACCATCACAAATGGCATTTACAGGTTTTGTTTGGACCTGCAACCACATGATGGCGTCCTTTTCCTTTTCATTGTTGACATGACGTAACttgactttcttttttcctttaggCAGCAGCTTAGCTAATCAGCTACTTTCATCAGATCTTTTCTGATCTTTGCTCTCCTGGTTACTCAAACAAATCCCTTCATGGCTCTGATGGACAAGAAAACTACAGTTTTCATCCCCTCATCATCCCATATGTACATTTGTTGTTATGGAGCATTATTTAGGTTTTGCTCTACAATAGAGCTGCCAAGGCGCCGCAGTGCAGCAACCTTTTGAACCATCCTTCTATACAGTAGTTTCATCGCAAGAGCAGATCTGTTTAACATGCTTGTTCCACCACTTTGGTGCTCTTGAGCAAGGCATGTGACGCAAACGCCTCCAATGGAGCCATAACTTTGAAATCCAGTTGAACGGTTTTAATAATGTCCTCTGGTACATTCTATGGGCCCCTTCGGTGTCTCCTGTCATGAGGACTCCACTCTTCATCCCCTTCAAAACTTCGAAgaatcatttgttttcattttgaatgatgatctgcttgttttttctgctttctcttCTGGTTCATTCGTCTTCTTTCTGCTGTCTCTTTGTGAAAAactctgtgatgtttt
This genomic window contains:
- the slc22a18 gene encoding solute carrier family 22 member 18, whose amino-acid sequence is MQLGKELQDSAGTGTSAARTTGRRKNTAVIYVTFLILTLDLSMMFLQFSVTPYLAKKLGFDTLWFGYLQTTVGVAQLIGGPVFGRFGDLFGARAALTLVCSANVVFFVLLALANHPILLFVHKIPTIFMHIVPACQMVLTDLSEPEKRADVLSKTGLCFGISLILGSTLGGQLNARFGESFTASVGAAVSAFNLLLVLCFIPKFTKTEAPRSSNKTESQKQGVFNVREITRLMKYPRVMQIFLIKVIGGLPAGIFQVMFSIVSMDFFQLQPEEHSYLMAFFGIVQMVIQGAVIGRLANRFPEKTLLLLSIGVAALVGLVQTYMETVFQLCISITLMMFSLSVLNVITDSILTKSVPSSDSGTMLGLCASVQSLIRTIGPTAGGFLYVNYGLSSLGLLQLIVNGTVFVYLLSRRLRNSAKDD